The following are encoded together in the Gouania willdenowi chromosome 14, fGouWil2.1, whole genome shotgun sequence genome:
- the LOC114475758 gene encoding A disintegrin and metalloproteinase with thrombospondin motifs 15-like encodes MRSDDNFLAVKNGNYIVSAGERDVLVKGSLLRYSGTTGQSETLHGVKPLGETLTIEMLCAGKLTPPRIRYSFYMPRPSKEDKALKKEARMTSHNSVLDEDKEDDDNDALKASYDKEDSSTPKWIFMNWDACSTSCGEGVQTRAVQCLRPDGKPGLDCDASQRPAETRACGKPCPQWHVGAWSSCSRSCGKGFKRRALHCTHTELILQRDHCSGLRKPQELDFCNLREC; translated from the coding sequence ATGAGGAGCGACGACAACTTCCTGGCAGTAAAGAATGGGAACTACATCGTGTCTGCGGGGGAGAGGGACGTGTTAGTGAAGGGCAGCCTGCTGCGATACAGCGGGACCACCGGCCAATCAGAGACGCTGCACGGCGTCAAACCTCTGGGAGAAACTCTGACCATAGAGATGCTGTGTGCGGGCAAGCTAACGCCGCCGCGCATACGCTACTCCTTCTACATGCCCCGCCCCAGCAAAGAGGACAAGGCTCTGAAGAAGGAGGCGCGCATGACATCACACAACAGCGTCCTGGACGAGGACAAAGAGGACGACGACAACGACGCGTTGAAGGCGTCGTACGACAAGGAGGACTCTAGCACACCCAAGTGGATTTTTATGAACTGGGACGCGTGCTCCACCTCCTGTGGGGAGGGGGTCCAGACGAGGGCGGTGCAGTGTCTGAGGCCGGACGGGAAGCCAGGGCTGGACTGTGACGCCTCTCAGAGACCAGCAGAGACTAGGGCGTGTGGGAAGCCCTGCCCCCAGTGGCATGTGGGGGCGTGGTCGTCCTGCTCCAGGAGCTGTGGGAAAGGATTCAAGAGGCGAGCGCTGCACTGCACACACACGGAACTGATCCTGCAGAGGGACCATTGCTCTGGGCTCAGGAAACCACAGGAGCTGGACTTCTGTAACCTGAGAGAGTGCTAG
- the LOC114475754 gene encoding microtubule-associated protein futsch-like isoform X1 yields the protein MSSEPEDGNDSDTRSSIASTGKCLPGRKRKRKKVKLPMYRFPFLQKKTTSNGFTVQKNTKLHYAVMGGFLIGVRELQASFNRGEDLQASLPTIDEDGLCLSPLSEDEDGTMEKEAIRVVKKNCFVVSSKKRASRSQAGGEKHQRSDKDRFQIQRWKDCSKTNQTEPSLENILDQNQTDTLCSNDDATVGEFNPREDPENNGSKSAAAADPELLPTEEAGGQILHSNGTNNDTACHESGTMEKKRNREEHKSREEEASNLTIKDQMSFTKDEMHTAELKQKKKKKIKNRREAEEVLQENGKSDMRAKEDLDILGKRKREITDSEETEQIQADTAFNPPNEDAQVSKKKKKKSKIIKLSLERMDETSKCLEDAAAPQETSEKPESVFNDDPTGEVAEAVTNNTHTSSHISMKKKKKKKSSPQFVGVLLNQDEEEEEPPQKPAEGADSAYLVTKKRKKKKKSSISICSEALAGTEDSECVTASSPHADAEEKALSGPRDPTSAEISTSLEEDNVLRKKKKIEAAERKDDEETHPCQSGDGIEVNRKKKGKRETLTLTEAPHSAADVDVLGKKKKRARELSALTDNDSVRVPESTLACSSQTSQTEQTSDTPGNVTGERKSKALKSDCVSSELTVTHRKNKQGKRRLHNPCEDFLSEGPAFL from the exons ATGTCATCCGAACCTGAGGACGGAAATGACTCTGACACTCGATCATCCATTGCTTCCACTGGGAAATGCCTACCtggcaggaagaggaaaaggaagaaAGTCAAACTGCCAATGTACAGATTCCCTTttcttcagaaaaaaacaaccagCAATGGATTCACTGTCCAGAAGAACACCAAGCTCCAT TATGCTGTGATGGGAGGCTTCCTCATCGGAGTCAGGGAGCTTCAGGCGAGCTTCAATAGAGGAGAAGATCTCCAAGCATCCCTGCCTACTATTGATGAGGATGGACTGTGTTTATCTCCACTATCAGA GGATGAAGATGGTACGATGGAAAAGGAGGCCATCCGAGTGGTG AAGAAGAACTGTTTTGTTGTATCGTCAAAGAAAAGAGCCAGCCGCAGTCAGGCTGGAGGAGAGAAACATCAGAGATCTGACAAAGATCGATTTCAGATACAGCGATGGAAGGATTGTAGTAAAACCAATCAAACTGAGCCATCACTGGAAAACATTTTGGATCAAAACCAGACGGACACTCTGTGCTCCAACGATGATGCTACAGTTGGTGAATTCAATCCTCGTGAAGACCCTGAAAACAATGGAAGTAAATCAGCTGCTGCGGCAGATCCTGAACTCCTACCGACAGAAGAAGCTGGAGGCCAAATACTCCATAGCAATGGCACAAACAATGACACAGCCTGCCATGAAAGTGGAACAATGGAAAAGAAGAggaacagagaagaacataaGAGCAGAGAAGAGGAAGCTTCTAACCTGACGATCAAAGATCAAATGAGCTTTACAAAGGATGAGATGCATACTGCAGAGctgaaacagaagaaaaagaagaagatcaAGAACCGTCGTGAAGCAGAAGAAGTTTTGCAGGAAAATGGAAAATCTGACATGAGAGCCAAGGAGGATTTAGACATTTTGGGAAAAAGAAAGAGGGAAATAACTGACAGTGAAGAAACGGAGCAGATCCAGGCTGACACAGCTTTTAATCCTCCTAATGAGGATGCTCaggtgagtaaaaaaaaaaagaaaaagtcaaaaataataaagctgTCATTGGAACGGATGGACGAAACAAGCAAGTGTTTGGAAGATGCTGCTGCTCCTCAGGAAACATCAGAGAAACCTGAGTCTGTATTTAATGATGATCCAACTGGAGAAGTGGCTGAAGCAGTGACTAATAATACACACACCAGTTCACACATAtccatgaagaagaaaaagaagaagaagagtagccCTCAGTTTGTGGGTGTCCTGCTTAatcaggatgaggaggaggaggaaccgCCCCagaaaccagcagagggcgctgataGTGCTTATTTGGTGactaaaaagaggaaaaagaagaagaaatcaaGTATTTCCATCTGCAGTGAAGCCTTGGCTGGAACTGAGGATTCTGAGTGTGTCACCGCTTCCTCTCCTCATGCTGATGCAGAGGAAAAAGCCCTCAGTGGCCCCCGTGATCCAACATCAGCAGAAATTAGTACAAGTTTAGAGGAAGACAATGTGCtcaggaaaaagaagaaaatagagGCAGCTGAGAGGAAGGATGATGAGGAAACACATCCATGCCAGAGTGGAGATGGAATAGAGGTCAACAGGAAAAAGAAAGGGAAGAGAGAGACGCTGACCCTCACTGAAGCCCCCCACAGTGCTGCTGATGTAGACGTGCtgggaaagaagaagaaaagagcaCGAGAGCTTTCAGCTTTGACTGATAATGACTCAGTGAGGGTACCTGAGTCCACTCTGGCCTGCAGCTCACAAACATCTCAGACAGAGCAGACCTCAGATACACCCGGGAACGTGACaggggagagaaaaagcaaagcATTGAAATCAGATTGTGTGAGTTCTGAACTGACTGTCACACACAGGAAGAACAAACAAGGCAAACGAAGACTTCATAACCCGTGTGAAGACTTTCTATCAGAGG GGCCTGCCTTTCTGTAG
- the LOC114475754 gene encoding uncharacterized protein LOC114475754 isoform X2 — protein sequence MSSEPEDGNDSDTRSSIASTGKCLPGRKRKRKKVKLPMYRFPFLQKKTTSNGFTVQKNTKLHYAVMGGFLIGVRELQASFNRGEDLQASLPTIDEDGLCLSPLSEDEDGTMEKEAIRVVGLPFCSCHQVLAGVHHGQGSSPSQGH from the exons ATGTCATCCGAACCTGAGGACGGAAATGACTCTGACACTCGATCATCCATTGCTTCCACTGGGAAATGCCTACCtggcaggaagaggaaaaggaagaaAGTCAAACTGCCAATGTACAGATTCCCTTttcttcagaaaaaaacaaccagCAATGGATTCACTGTCCAGAAGAACACCAAGCTCCAT TATGCTGTGATGGGAGGCTTCCTCATCGGAGTCAGGGAGCTTCAGGCGAGCTTCAATAGAGGAGAAGATCTCCAAGCATCCCTGCCTACTATTGATGAGGATGGACTGTGTTTATCTCCACTATCAGA GGATGAAGATGGTACGATGGAAAAGGAGGCCATCCGAGTGGTG GGCCTGCCTTTCTGTAGCTGCCATCAGGTGCTGGCGGGTGTTCACCATGGACAGGgctccagtccatcacagggtcATTGA